A genomic segment from Sciurus carolinensis chromosome 1, mSciCar1.2, whole genome shotgun sequence encodes:
- the Klf10 gene encoding Krueppel-like factor 10, producing the protein MGRGQTARSAAAGATSSVSVRPSVARQPAAQPPVTSPPAFRQPTMLNFGASLQQAAEERMEMISERSKESMYSWNKNAEKSDFEAVEALMSMSCSWKSDFKKYLENRPVTPVSDMSEEENLLPGTPDFHTIPAFCLTPPYSPSDFEPSQVSNLMAPAPSTGHFKSFSDIAKPHSATPFKEEEKSPVSAPKLPKAQATSVIRHTADAQLCNHRSCPVKAASILNYQDNSFRRRTHLNVETARKNIPCAAVSPNRSKCERNAVADVDEKAGTALYDFSVPSSETVICRSQPAPTSPQQKSVLVSPPAVSTGGVPPMPVICQMVPLPASNPVMTTVVPSTPPSQPPAVCPPVVFMGTQVPKGAVMFVVPQPVVQNPKPPVVSPNGTRLSPIAPAPGFSPSAAKVTSQIDSSRIRSHICSHPGCGKTYFKSSHLKAHMRTHTGEKPFSCSWKGCDRRFARSDELSRHRRTHTGEKKFACPMCDRRFMRSDHLTKHARRHLSAKKLPNWQMEVSKLNDIALPPTPAPTQ; encoded by the exons ATGGGGAGGGGGCAGACGGCGCGGAGCGCAGCGGCGGGAGCGACGTCGAGTGTCTCTGTGCGCCCGTCTGTGGCCAGGCAGCCAGCAGCCCAGCCGCCAGTCACCTCGCCGCCTGCGTTCAGGCAGCCAACCATGCTCAACTTCGGCGCTTCTCTCCAGCAGGCTGCG gaggaaagaatggaaatgaTTTCTGAAAGGTCAAAAGAGAGTATGTATTCCTGGAacaaaaatgcagagaaaagtgaTTTTGAAGCTGTAGAAGCACTTATGTCAATGAGCTGTAGTTGGAAGTCTGATTTTAAGAAATACCTTGAAAACAGACCTGTCACACCAGTATCTGATATGTCTGAGGAAGAGAATCTGCTTCCAGGGACACCTGATTTTCATACAATCCCGGCATTT TGTTTGACTCCGCCTTACAGTCCCTCTGACTTTGAACCTTCTCAAGTGTCAAATCTGATGGCACCAGCGCCATCTACCGGACACTTCAAATCATTCTCAGATATTGCCAAGCCTCACAGTGCTACACctttcaaagaggaagaaaagagtcCAGTGTCTGCCCCCAAACTCCCCAAGGCCCAAGCGACAAGTGTGATCCGTCATACAGCTGATGCCCAGCTGTGTAACCACCGATCCTGCCCTGTGAAAGCAGCTAGCATCCTCAACTATCAGGACAATTCTTTTCGGAGAAGAACCCACCTAAATGTTGAAACTGCAAGAAAAAACATACCCTGTGCAGCTGTGTCACCAAACAGGTCCAAATGTGAGCGAAATGCAGTGGCAGATGTTGATGAGAAAGCAGGCACTGCACTTTATGacttttctgtgccttcctcagagACAGTCATCTGTAGGTCTCAGCCAGCCCCCACGTCCCCACAGCAGAAGTCTGTGTTGGTCTCTCCACCTGCAGTATCCACTGGGGGAGTGCCACCTATGCCGGTCATCTGTCAGATGGTTCCCCTGCCTGCAAGCAACCCTGTCATGACAACAGTTGTTCCCAGCACTCCACCCAGCCAGCCACCAGCTGTCTGCCCACCTGTGGTATTCATGGGTACTCAGGTGCCCAAAGGTGCTGTCATGTTTGTGGTACCCCAGCCTGTTGTGCAGAACCCAAAGCCTCCAGTGGTGAGCCCCAATGGCACCAGACTCTCTCCCATTGCCCCTGCTCCTGGCTTTTCCCCATCAGCAGCTAAAGTCACTTCTCAGATTGATTCATCCAGGATAAGAAGTCACATCTGTAGCCACCCAGGATGTGGCAAGACCTACTTTAAGAGTTCTCATCTAAAGGCCCACATGAGAACACATACAG GGGAAAAGCCTTTCAGCTGTAGCTGGAAGGGTTGTGACAGGAGGTTTGCACGTTCTGATGAACTGTCCAGACATCGGCGAACCCACACTGGGGAGAAGAAATTCGCCTGTCCCATGTGTGATCGGCGGTTCATGAGGAGTGACCATCTGACCAAGCATGCCCGGCGTCACCTGTCCGCCAAGAAGCTCCCAAATTGGCAAATGGAAGTGAGCAAGTTAAATGACATTGCTCTGCCTCCAACTCCTGCACCCACGCAGTGA